One segment of Indicator indicator isolate 239-I01 chromosome 23, UM_Iind_1.1, whole genome shotgun sequence DNA contains the following:
- the LOC128974877 gene encoding homeobox protein EMX1-like isoform X1 — protein sequence MFQPSAKRCFTIESLVGKDTHLSPEDPPRPAALAYPGPGPAAATDAAAFAPGFQGAAAAAAGRALYGSAELVFPEAVGHPALPVGPHQLGGSALPHPHSFFGPQHRDPLNFYPWVLRNRFFGHRFQGSEVSQESLLLHGPFARKPKRIRTAFSPSQLLRLERAFEKNHYVVGAERKQLASSLSLSETQVKVWFQNRRTKYKRQKLEEEGPDSDQKKKGSHHINRWRLATKQSSGEDIDVTSND from the exons ATGTTCCAGCCGTCTGCGAAACGCTGCTTCACCATCGAGTCCCTGGTGGGGAAAGACACCCACCTCAGCCCCGAGGACCCTCCGCGCCCCGCCGCCCTCGCTTACCCCGGACCGGGACCCGCCGCCGCCACCGACGCTGCCGCTTTCGCCCCCGGTTTCCAGggtgctgccgccgccgccgccggccgGGCCCTCTACGGCAGCGCCGAGCTCGTATTCCCCGAGGCCGTGGGGCACCCGGCGCTGCCCGTCGGGCCCCATCAGTTGGGGGGGTCAGCGCTGCCGCACCCTCACTCCTTCTTCGGGCCGCAACACCGCGACCCTCTGAACTTCTACCCCTGGGTGCTGCGGAACCGCTTCTTCGGGCACCGCTTCCAAG GGAGTGAGGTGTCCCAGGAGAGCCTGCTCCTCCACGGCCCCTTTGCACGGAAACCCAAACGCATCCGCACTGCCTTCTCGCCATCCCAGCTCCTGCGCCTGGAGCGAGCCTTTGAGAAGAACCACTATGTGGTAGGCGCCGAGCGCAAGCAGCTGGccagcagcctcagcctctCCGAGACACAG GTGAAAGTGTGGTTCCAGAACAGGAGGACGAAATACAAACGtcagaagctggaggaggaaggaccTGACTCGGATCAGAAGAAGAAAGGTTCTCACCACATCAACCGATGGCGCCTCGCCACCAAGCAGTCAAGTGGAGAAGACATCGACGTCACCTCCAACGACTAA
- the LOC128974877 gene encoding homeobox protein EMX1-like isoform X2, with protein MFQPSAKRCFTIESLVGKDTHLSPEDPPRPAALAYPGPGPAAATDAAAFAPGFQGAAAAAAGRALYGSAELVFPEAVGHPALPVGPHQLGGSALPHPHSFFGPQHRDPLNFYPWVLRNRFFGHRFQGESVVPEQEDEIQTSEAGGGRT; from the exons ATGTTCCAGCCGTCTGCGAAACGCTGCTTCACCATCGAGTCCCTGGTGGGGAAAGACACCCACCTCAGCCCCGAGGACCCTCCGCGCCCCGCCGCCCTCGCTTACCCCGGACCGGGACCCGCCGCCGCCACCGACGCTGCCGCTTTCGCCCCCGGTTTCCAGggtgctgccgccgccgccgccggccgGGCCCTCTACGGCAGCGCCGAGCTCGTATTCCCCGAGGCCGTGGGGCACCCGGCGCTGCCCGTCGGGCCCCATCAGTTGGGGGGGTCAGCGCTGCCGCACCCTCACTCCTTCTTCGGGCCGCAACACCGCGACCCTCTGAACTTCTACCCCTGGGTGCTGCGGAACCGCTTCTTCGGGCACCGCTTCCAAG GTGAAAGTGTGGTTCCAGAACAGGAGGACGAAATACAAACGtcagaagctggaggaggaaggaccTGA